One window of Hujiaoplasma nucleasis genomic DNA carries:
- a CDS encoding HAD family hydrolase, producing the protein MKLAIYDFDGTYVSKQTLPLLYKLWKKKKLNKAMYKKIWYGFVWRYILYKLKIFGWDKRRINPYTMRKTADLFRSISRESLDQFLIDHYHNIQSVVFHPLKTQIQEDKKNGFHIVLLSGNLDIILQAFKNDGFDTIIGSKSMKNGEILSSKDIEVIIEDKKREMILKHFPQADLKASKAYADNGYDIPVLEMVGNAFAVNPDKELEKHAIKNNWIIIR; encoded by the coding sequence ATGAAACTAGCAATTTATGATTTTGACGGCACTTATGTCTCAAAACAAACTTTACCTTTACTTTATAAGTTATGGAAAAAGAAAAAATTAAATAAGGCCATGTATAAAAAGATTTGGTATGGTTTTGTATGGAGATATATCTTATATAAACTAAAAATATTTGGTTGGGATAAAAGAAGAATCAATCCTTATACAATGAGAAAAACAGCTGACTTATTTAGGTCTATATCTAGAGAATCATTAGATCAGTTTTTAATTGATCATTATCATAACATCCAATCAGTTGTTTTCCACCCCCTCAAAACTCAAATTCAAGAAGATAAAAAAAATGGTTTTCATATTGTTTTATTATCTGGAAATTTAGATATTATCTTACAAGCATTTAAAAATGATGGATTTGATACTATTATTGGTTCCAAATCAATGAAAAATGGCGAAATTCTATCTTCAAAAGATATTGAAGTTATTATTGAAGACAAAAAAAGAGAGATGATTTTGAAGCACTTCCCACAAGCTGACTTAAAAGCATCTAAAGCTTATGCTGACAATGGATATGATATTCCTGTATTAGAAATGGTTGGTAATGCTTTTGCGGTTAACCCTGATAAAGAACTAGAGAAGCATGCAATAAAAAATAATTGGATAATTATTAGATAG
- the typA gene encoding translational GTPase TypA, with protein MRNKSIINVAVVAHVDAGKSTLVDALLQQSGVFHDKEILIEQVMDSNDLERERGITIYSKNCAIEHKGTKINIVDTPGHADFSSEVERIIKTVDTVILLVDSSEGPMPQTRVVLHKALERGLKPIVFINKIDKSDQRAIEVVDECFDLFLDLGANHEQLDFPIIYGQARDGIALENLEDEGENLEPLFDLLLKHTQAYPDNSDEPLQLQISSLSYDDYLGRLGIGRITRGTLETKKNYVLIKRNGSEEKVKVNHIYVNEGLSKVEKDKAYSGDIVTFSGISHISIGEVICDESMVEPMEMIDIEKPTLSMNFLVNDGPFVGRSGHLVTTRQIRDRLMKELETNIGLEVEEIDNGYKVNGRGELHLSILLENMRREGFELCVSKPEVLYQVDDEGNKLEPFEKVIVSCPDEYSGQVISALNMKKGTMLAMDSETGYTKLEYLVPTRGLIGYRSEFINSTRGMGVMEKSFAGYDLFAGPIEQRRNGVFIAKEAGKTMAYSLFNLSERGRMMVDPATDVYAGMIVGLNSRDNDLVVNPCKNKNLTNVRASASDEAIKLLDPLKLTMEEALEFIGQDELVEITPDAIRLRKKVLDEIERKRYNKQMMD; from the coding sequence ATGAGAAACAAATCAATCATCAATGTCGCTGTGGTAGCCCATGTCGATGCAGGTAAATCAACTTTAGTTGATGCCTTACTACAACAATCAGGAGTCTTTCATGATAAAGAAATCTTAATAGAACAAGTCATGGATTCCAATGATCTTGAAAGAGAAAGAGGAATTACAATCTATTCTAAAAATTGTGCAATTGAACACAAAGGCACAAAGATTAATATCGTTGATACTCCAGGACACGCTGATTTTTCAAGCGAAGTTGAGAGAATCATTAAGACTGTTGACACAGTCATCTTGCTTGTTGATTCATCTGAAGGACCTATGCCTCAAACAAGGGTGGTTTTACATAAAGCTTTAGAAAGAGGATTAAAACCGATAGTATTTATCAATAAAATTGATAAATCTGATCAAAGAGCCATAGAAGTTGTGGATGAATGTTTTGATTTGTTTTTAGATTTAGGGGCTAACCACGAACAATTAGATTTTCCAATAATTTATGGCCAAGCAAGAGATGGTATTGCTTTAGAAAATTTAGAAGATGAAGGTGAGAACTTAGAACCTTTATTTGATTTGCTATTAAAACACACTCAAGCTTATCCAGATAATTCTGACGAACCTCTACAATTACAAATATCATCATTGTCTTATGACGACTATTTAGGAAGATTAGGGATTGGAAGAATAACTAGAGGCACCTTAGAAACTAAGAAAAATTATGTTCTAATTAAAAGAAATGGCTCAGAAGAAAAAGTTAAAGTGAATCATATTTATGTGAACGAAGGACTAAGCAAAGTTGAAAAAGACAAAGCTTATTCAGGAGATATTGTAACCTTCAGTGGGATATCTCATATTTCTATTGGTGAAGTCATTTGTGATGAATCCATGGTTGAACCTATGGAGATGATTGATATAGAAAAACCTACATTATCTATGAACTTTTTAGTCAATGATGGTCCTTTTGTTGGACGAAGTGGTCATTTAGTAACAACCAGACAAATAAGAGATCGATTGATGAAAGAATTAGAAACCAACATTGGTTTAGAAGTGGAAGAAATCGATAATGGTTATAAGGTCAATGGAAGGGGAGAACTTCACTTATCTATTTTACTAGAAAATATGAGAAGAGAGGGCTTTGAACTTTGTGTGTCGAAACCTGAAGTATTGTATCAAGTAGATGATGAAGGTAATAAATTAGAGCCTTTTGAAAAAGTCATTGTATCATGTCCAGATGAATATAGTGGACAAGTGATTAGTGCACTCAATATGAAAAAAGGAACCATGCTTGCCATGGATAGTGAGACTGGTTATACTAAATTAGAATATCTTGTTCCAACAAGAGGATTAATAGGTTATCGAAGTGAATTTATCAACTCTACGAGAGGCATGGGAGTGATGGAAAAATCATTTGCTGGATATGATTTGTTTGCTGGACCTATTGAGCAAAGAAGAAATGGCGTTTTTATAGCAAAAGAAGCTGGAAAAACAATGGCATATTCCCTATTCAATCTATCTGAAAGAGGAAGAATGATGGTGGATCCGGCCACAGATGTATATGCAGGGATGATAGTTGGTTTAAATTCAAGAGATAATGACTTGGTGGTAAATCCATGTAAAAATAAAAATTTAACCAATGTGAGAGCTAGTGCATCAGATGAAGCCATTAAATTATTGGATCCTTTGAAGTTAACTATGGAAGAAGCCTTAGAATTTATTGGGCAAGATGAACTTGTAGAAATCACACCCGACGCTATTCGTTTAAGAAAAAAGGTCTTGGATGAAATTGAAAGAAAAAGATATAACAAACAAATGATGGACTAA